Proteins from a genomic interval of Maylandia zebra isolate NMK-2024a linkage group LG15, Mzebra_GT3a, whole genome shotgun sequence:
- the unc93a gene encoding protein unc-93 homolog A has product MISRNFKNVLVVSIGFLSLFTAYGGLQSLQSSLNAAEGMGVASLSVVYASIIISSMFLPPIMIKNLGCKWTIVVSMACYVSYSLGNLFPGWYTLIPTSVILGLGGSPLWSAKCTYLTISGNTQAAKDNKKGSDVINYYFGIFFFIFQSSAVWGNLMSSLIFGQDTAIVDIPQEQLESCGAADCGLNVTAYGNTTRPEQKLVWTLVGSYIGVGVLAILIVAVFLDNIDREQASEFRGSQQPFCHTFLATFRLLKDWRLVTLIPLTMYSGFEQSFLSGEYTKNYVTCALGIHYVGFVMMCFGASNSLCSILFGRLAQHTGRAPLFALAALTNLSCIIALLYWRPHRDQLVVFFVFPALWGLSDAIWQTQTNALYGILFPREKEAAFANYRMWESLGFVIAFAYSTFLCLEYKLYIVLAVLVVTAITYPIVEYHEHKHPTKPIQEGDYQNHKEVIKASDDIVCQTHL; this is encoded by the exons ATGATCAGCCGCAACTTCAAGAATGTGCTGGTGGTCTCAATTGGGTTTCTGTCCCTGTTCACGGCTTATGGAGGTCTGCAGAGTTTGCAG AGCAGTCTGAATGCAGCGGAGGGGATGGGCGTGGCCTCTCTGAGCGTCGTCTACGcctccatcatcatctcctCCATGTTTCTCCCTCCCATCATGATCAAAAACCTGGGCTGTAAATGGACCATTGTGGTTAGCATGGCCTGCTACGTGTCCTACTCGTTGGGAAACCTCTTCCCAGGATG GTACACTCTCATCCCCACCTCCGTGATCCTGGGGTTGGGTGGCTCTCCTCTGTGGTCGGCTAAATGCACCTACCTGACCATATCTGGGAACACGCAGGCCGccaaagacaacaaaaaaggCTCTGACGTGATCAACTACTATTTCGGCATCTTCTTTTTCATCTTTCAGTCTTCCGCTGTTTGGGGAAACCTGATGTCTTCCCTCATCTTTGGACAGGACACAGCTATTG TTGACATCCCACAGGAGCAGCTGGAAAGCTGTGGAGCAGCCGACTGCGGCCTTAATGTCACTGCTTATGGGAACACCACAAGGCCTGAGCAGAAACTGGTGTGGACGCTCGTCGGAAGCTACATCG GCGTGGGTGTGCTGGCCATCCTGATCGTGGCCGTGTTTCTGGACAACATCGACCGTGAGCAGGCCAGCGAGTTTCGTGGCAGCCAGCAGCCGTTTTGCCACACGTTCTTGGCAACATTCAGGCTCCTGAAGGACTGGAGGCTGGTGACGCTCATCCCACTCACCATGTACAGCGGCTTTGAACAGAGCTTCCTTTCAGGGGAGTACACCAAG AACTATGTGACTTGTGCTTTGGGGATCCATTATGTTGGTTTTGTAATGATGTGTTTTGGAGCTTCCAATTCCCTTTGTTCAATTCTCTTTGGGAGACTCGCCCAGCACACTGGAAGAGCTCCACTCTTTGCCCTGG CTGCACTGACGAACTTGAGCTGCATCATTGCTCTTTTGTACTGGAGGCCTCATCGTGaccagcttgttgtgttttttgtgtttcctgCTCTGTGGGGTTTGTCAGATGCTATCTGGCAAACCCAGACTAATG CTCTTTACGGCATCCTCTTCCCGCGGGAAAAAGAGGCGGCGTTTGCAAACTACCGGATGTGGGAGTCGTTGGGTTTTGTCATCGCCTTCGCCTACAGCACGTTCTTATGCCTGGAGTATAAACTGTACATCGTGCTGGCCGTGCTGGTGGTCACCGCCATCACTTACCCGATAGTGGAGTACCATGAACACAAGCATCCAACGAAACCCATTCAAGAAGGAGACTACCAAAATCACAAAGAAGTCATCAAAGCAAGTGACGACATCGTCTGCCAGACACACTTGTAG